A DNA window from Streptomyces canus contains the following coding sequences:
- the mshD gene encoding mycothiol synthase: MTSDDIARPGISRSIETLSALSPEQTEAVLGLLAEAAHDDGQQAVSEQGRLQLRGGAREGVSHLLLRVGDELVGYAQLEDTDPVEAPAAELVVHPAHRGHGHGRALGSALLAASGKRLRVWAHGGHSAARHLAQVLGLTLFRELRQMRRPLTGLELPDPVLPEGVTVRAFVPGEDDAAWLAVNAAAFAHHPEQGSLTQRDLDDRKAQSWFDPEGFFLAFRDGELVGFHWTKVHAAEQLGEVYVLGVRPGTQGGGLGKALTTIGLRHLAAQGLPTAMLYVDADNKAAVSVYERLGFTTYETDLMYRTET; the protein is encoded by the coding sequence ATGACCAGCGACGACATCGCACGCCCCGGCATCTCCCGCTCCATCGAGACCCTTTCGGCGCTCTCGCCGGAACAGACCGAGGCGGTTCTCGGGCTCCTTGCCGAGGCCGCGCACGACGACGGCCAGCAGGCGGTGTCCGAACAGGGCAGGTTGCAGCTGCGGGGCGGTGCCCGCGAGGGCGTGTCCCATCTGCTGCTGCGTGTCGGTGACGAACTGGTCGGCTACGCCCAGTTGGAGGACACCGACCCGGTGGAGGCCCCGGCCGCGGAACTGGTCGTCCACCCGGCCCACCGGGGCCACGGCCACGGCCGCGCCCTGGGCTCGGCCCTGCTCGCCGCCTCCGGCAAGCGGCTGCGGGTGTGGGCGCACGGCGGCCACAGCGCCGCCCGCCATCTCGCCCAGGTCCTCGGCCTGACCCTGTTCCGTGAACTACGGCAGATGCGGCGCCCCCTGACCGGCCTTGAGCTGCCCGACCCGGTGCTCCCGGAGGGCGTGACGGTCCGTGCCTTCGTCCCCGGCGAGGACGACGCCGCCTGGCTCGCGGTGAACGCGGCCGCCTTCGCCCACCACCCCGAACAGGGCTCCCTGACCCAGCGCGACCTCGACGACCGCAAGGCGCAGTCCTGGTTCGACCCCGAGGGCTTCTTCCTGGCCTTCCGCGACGGCGAACTGGTCGGCTTCCACTGGACCAAGGTGCATGCGGCCGAACAGCTCGGCGAGGTCTACGTCCTCGGCGTCCGCCCCGGCACCCAGGGCGGCGGCCTCGGCAAGGCCCTCACCACGATCGGCCTGCGCCACCTCGCCGCCCAAGGTCTGCCGACGGCGATGCTGTACGTCGACGCCGACAACAAGGCGGCGGTGTCGGTCTACGAACGCCTCGGCTTCACGACGTACGAGACCGACCTGATGTACCGCACGGAGACGTGA
- a CDS encoding LmeA family phospholipid-binding protein codes for MRSPHPIPTHPHPYDVPHEEPQAPPTTHRRTGRRRRRGRFTGLPFALKTVASLLVLAAFLTLADRWAVLYAEHRAADTLKDRLRLTAAPEVEIDGFPFLPQLAGRRLDSVKVTVPDVAADRVTLAAVSATAHDIRLDGDGPTSVRGARVPRLDGDVLLSFADLNRELGASQVTFTGAGRDRVAVRGTLPVAGHDLRLRADVRVARDGERGVDTRIGGMRLDIGELATYRPGTRSSQGLHLTRASAAALARQTRKARAVLAVPSVVRALGVPDATVREAQRSDAALSRLTGRPEFVRQAMRLNLLDLALAHPELLDRLGLDPALLDALSRLTRPVLADRLSLGFRLPEPPSGELRLRDVRVAKDGIRVRIEGSGLAVGP; via the coding sequence ATGCGTTCCCCCCACCCCATACCCACGCATCCCCACCCATATGACGTCCCGCACGAAGAACCCCAGGCCCCGCCGACCACCCACCGCCGCACCGGGCGGAGGCGTCGGCGGGGCCGCTTCACCGGCCTGCCCTTCGCGCTGAAGACGGTCGCCTCGCTGCTGGTGCTGGCCGCCTTCCTCACCCTCGCCGACCGCTGGGCCGTCCTGTACGCCGAGCACAGGGCCGCGGACACGCTCAAGGACCGGCTGCGGCTGACCGCGGCGCCCGAGGTGGAGATCGACGGCTTCCCCTTCCTGCCGCAACTCGCGGGCAGGCGACTGGACTCGGTCAAGGTGACCGTCCCGGACGTGGCGGCCGACCGGGTCACGCTGGCCGCGGTGTCGGCGACGGCCCATGACATACGGCTCGACGGCGACGGGCCGACCTCCGTGCGCGGGGCGCGAGTTCCCCGCCTCGACGGCGACGTCCTGCTCTCCTTCGCCGACCTGAACCGTGAACTCGGCGCGTCCCAGGTGACGTTCACGGGAGCGGGCCGGGACCGGGTCGCCGTGCGCGGCACTCTTCCGGTCGCCGGACACGACCTGCGGCTGCGGGCCGACGTGCGCGTGGCGCGCGACGGGGAGCGGGGCGTCGACACCCGGATCGGCGGGATGCGCCTGGACATCGGGGAGCTGGCGACCTACCGGCCGGGCACGCGCTCCTCGCAGGGCCTGCATCTGACCCGTGCGTCCGCGGCGGCCCTGGCCCGGCAGACGCGCAAGGCCCGTGCCGTGCTGGCGGTCCCTTCCGTGGTGCGCGCGCTGGGCGTGCCCGACGCCACCGTGCGTGAGGCGCAGCGCTCCGACGCGGCGCTGTCCCGTCTGACCGGACGCCCGGAGTTCGTACGGCAGGCCATGCGCCTGAACCTCCTGGACCTGGCCCTGGCCCACCCCGAACTCCTGGACCGCCTGGGCCTGGATCCGGCACTGCTCGACGCCCTCTCCCGGCTGACCCGCCCGGTCCTCGCCGACCGTCTCTCCCTCGGCTTCCGGCTGCCCGAGCCGCCGAGCGGTGAGCTGCGCCTGCGGGACGTACGCGTGGCGAAGGACGGCATCAGGGTGCGCATCGAGGGCTCCGGACTGGCAGTCGGTCCGTAG
- a CDS encoding bifunctional metallophosphatase/5'-nucleotidase — MPAISQPHQPDAGRRRRRTYRLVAAAAGLATVGALGAALPAGAHDNQHGKPLPSRYQDVQLLSFNDLHGNLEPPSGSSGRVTELQADGTTKTIDAGGVEYLATHLREARKGNAYSITAAGGDMVGASPLISGLFHDEPTIEALNKLDLDVTSVGNHEFDEGAKELARLQNGGCHPTAGCYNDEGFEGADFPYLAANVLDDKTGKPILKPYWVWKKKDVKVGFIGVTLEDTPGVVSAEGVKGLKFKDEVETINKYAKVLQKQGVKSIVALIHEGGQPASGSYNYNCDSPGAGDGISGLIVDIAKNISPSVDALVTGHTHAAYVCTIPDPSGKPRMVTSAASFGRLYTDTTLTYDRFTGDIARTAVKSANHVVTRTVAKAPDMTQLIGKWNTLAAPIGNRAVGYISADVPSAGTESPMGDLIADAQLAYGKELDPGTDLALMNPGGVRAGLTYAAKGTEGDGVVTYAEGFTVQPFSNTVNLQDFTGAQLIKVLQEQVSGSNAASPKILLPSTGLTYTLDLTKTGADRIVVDSVKLNGTAVDPAATYRVATNSFLAGGGDGFTTLGQGTNDLVGGDDLAALVEYLTANSSASSPIAPPAANRITVVQ; from the coding sequence ATGCCAGCCATATCCCAGCCGCACCAGCCGGACGCCGGTCGTCGCAGACGTCGTACGTACCGTCTGGTCGCCGCAGCCGCCGGTCTCGCCACCGTCGGCGCCCTCGGCGCCGCGCTGCCCGCCGGCGCGCACGACAACCAGCACGGCAAGCCGCTGCCGAGCCGCTACCAGGACGTCCAGCTGCTGTCCTTCAACGACCTGCACGGCAACCTGGAGCCGCCGTCCGGTTCCTCCGGCCGGGTCACCGAGCTCCAGGCGGACGGGACCACCAAGACGATCGACGCCGGTGGTGTCGAGTACCTCGCCACCCATCTGCGGGAGGCGCGCAAGGGGAACGCGTACTCCATCACCGCCGCCGGTGGTGACATGGTCGGCGCGTCTCCGCTGATCTCGGGTCTGTTCCACGACGAGCCCACCATCGAGGCGCTGAACAAGCTCGACCTGGACGTCACGTCCGTCGGCAACCACGAGTTCGACGAGGGTGCCAAGGAGCTGGCCCGTCTGCAGAACGGCGGCTGTCACCCCACTGCCGGCTGCTACAACGACGAGGGATTCGAGGGCGCCGACTTCCCCTACCTCGCGGCGAACGTCCTGGACGACAAGACCGGCAAGCCGATCCTCAAGCCGTACTGGGTGTGGAAGAAGAAGGACGTCAAGGTCGGCTTCATCGGCGTCACCCTGGAGGACACCCCTGGTGTCGTCTCCGCCGAGGGCGTCAAGGGCCTGAAGTTCAAGGACGAGGTCGAGACGATCAACAAGTACGCCAAGGTGCTGCAGAAGCAGGGCGTCAAGTCGATCGTGGCCCTCATCCACGAGGGCGGGCAGCCGGCCTCGGGCTCGTACAACTACAACTGTGACTCCCCGGGCGCCGGTGACGGCATCTCCGGCCTGATCGTCGACATCGCCAAGAACATCTCACCCTCGGTGGACGCCCTGGTCACCGGCCACACGCACGCCGCCTACGTGTGCACGATCCCCGACCCGTCGGGCAAGCCCCGCATGGTCACCTCGGCCGCCTCCTTCGGCCGGCTCTACACGGACACGACGCTGACGTACGACCGGTTCACCGGCGACATCGCCCGTACGGCCGTGAAGTCGGCGAACCACGTGGTCACCCGGACCGTCGCCAAGGCGCCCGACATGACCCAGCTGATCGGCAAGTGGAACACCCTCGCGGCACCCATCGGCAACCGCGCGGTCGGCTACATCTCCGCCGACGTCCCGAGCGCCGGCACCGAGTCGCCGATGGGTGACCTGATCGCCGACGCGCAACTCGCGTACGGCAAGGAGCTCGACCCCGGGACCGACCTCGCGCTGATGAACCCGGGCGGTGTCCGGGCGGGCCTGACCTACGCGGCCAAGGGGACCGAGGGCGACGGCGTGGTGACGTACGCCGAGGGCTTCACCGTGCAGCCCTTCTCCAACACCGTGAACCTCCAGGACTTCACCGGGGCCCAGCTGATCAAGGTGCTCCAGGAGCAGGTGAGCGGGTCGAACGCGGCCTCGCCGAAGATCCTGCTGCCGTCCACCGGCCTCACCTACACGCTCGACCTGACGAAGACCGGCGCGGACCGGATCGTCGTCGACTCCGTGAAGCTGAACGGCACGGCCGTCGACCCGGCGGCCACCTACCGTGTCGCGACCAACAGCTTCCTCGCGGGCGGCGGCGACGGCTTCACCACGCTGGGCCAGGGCACGAACGACCTCGTCGGCGGCGACGACCTCGCCGCTCTCGTGGAGTACCTGACGGCCAACTCCTCGGCGAGCAGCCCGATCGCGCCGCCGGCCGCGAACCGGATCACGGTCGTTCAGTAG
- a CDS encoding immunity 49 family protein yields the protein MVRIERHRVGEAAVSAVRKDFANRIGSQVHSMSKAGPVTAWEWWLIAQEFVEYLGALSVETPDLHSPEAKAVLEDAAEAAAGAVAYAAYFPRDHFEVFLTYPDWGLVYDREPDGTPEPVTAAKWLDAFCLAILAERTQRHGEAFQFAREAPQQGRSGHPDAELINGFMACVIGDTGDDDVTHPPSRKQKLKALDAALDRVRARETETGEHLADQPYGIGLRALRALTASDREGFDEAVVRLLRPLTGTPGPGARPGSLLPLLPIALAALAYREEGWPPAVDSDYLPDALVTGFKATPPRVGPYGRDRRPDAVAELAAGVVEFGRLLEPRPLDPDSEEQFERYTRDAITPMPGKSLTTFELAYAVTYQELLFRTRASHTPDASDAQLENLRLAAELGAALFRTTLAEPGTDVPVTIDGRTVTYPACRDEDAGPEAWHRAVHLALVTGRREHLAPLVLAGPERVGPDRSVPASYRRALHAYLRGEDPEPATDLALRDAGKARDQGVLPPPAVLFSQLVEGDEESFNLALLDALTVHRDHYAVADRPADPDAALSLDILALVCHARRRGWGIRVRSPYLPARIVGAAEPF from the coding sequence GTGGTACGTATCGAAAGGCATCGGGTCGGCGAGGCGGCCGTTTCGGCGGTGCGGAAGGACTTCGCGAACAGGATCGGTTCGCAGGTCCACTCCATGTCCAAGGCCGGCCCGGTGACGGCGTGGGAGTGGTGGCTGATCGCCCAGGAGTTCGTCGAGTATCTTGGCGCGCTCTCGGTGGAGACCCCCGATCTGCACTCTCCTGAGGCGAAGGCGGTCCTGGAGGACGCCGCCGAGGCGGCCGCCGGCGCGGTGGCGTACGCGGCGTACTTCCCCCGCGACCACTTCGAGGTCTTCCTCACCTACCCCGACTGGGGCCTGGTCTACGACCGCGAGCCCGACGGCACCCCGGAGCCGGTCACGGCCGCCAAGTGGCTGGACGCCTTCTGCCTGGCGATCCTCGCCGAGAGGACCCAACGGCACGGCGAGGCCTTCCAGTTCGCGCGCGAGGCCCCCCAGCAGGGCCGCTCCGGCCACCCCGACGCCGAACTGATCAACGGCTTCATGGCCTGCGTCATCGGCGACACCGGCGACGACGACGTCACCCACCCGCCCTCCCGCAAGCAGAAGCTCAAAGCGCTCGACGCGGCGCTCGACCGGGTCCGGGCACGGGAGACGGAGACCGGCGAGCACCTCGCCGACCAGCCGTACGGCATCGGGCTGCGGGCGCTGCGCGCGCTGACCGCGAGTGACCGGGAGGGGTTCGACGAGGCGGTCGTACGACTGCTGAGGCCGCTGACCGGCACTCCCGGGCCCGGAGCGCGTCCGGGCAGTCTTCTCCCCCTCCTCCCGATCGCCCTCGCGGCACTGGCGTACCGCGAGGAGGGCTGGCCGCCGGCCGTCGACAGCGACTATCTGCCGGACGCGCTGGTCACCGGTTTCAAGGCCACCCCGCCGCGGGTGGGGCCCTACGGCCGGGACCGCCGCCCGGACGCGGTGGCCGAACTCGCCGCGGGGGTGGTGGAGTTCGGGCGGCTCCTGGAGCCGCGTCCCCTGGACCCGGACAGTGAGGAGCAGTTCGAGCGGTACACCCGGGACGCCATCACCCCGATGCCCGGCAAGTCGCTCACCACCTTCGAGCTGGCCTACGCCGTCACCTACCAGGAGCTCCTCTTCCGGACCCGTGCCTCGCACACGCCCGACGCGAGCGACGCCCAGCTGGAGAATCTGCGGCTGGCCGCGGAGCTGGGGGCGGCGTTGTTCCGTACGACACTGGCGGAGCCCGGTACCGACGTGCCGGTGACGATCGACGGCAGGACCGTGACCTACCCCGCCTGCCGGGACGAGGACGCCGGGCCGGAGGCCTGGCACCGGGCGGTGCACCTCGCGCTGGTCACGGGGCGGCGGGAGCATCTGGCGCCGCTGGTCCTGGCCGGGCCGGAGCGTGTCGGCCCCGACCGTTCGGTGCCGGCCTCCTACCGGCGGGCCCTGCACGCCTATCTGCGCGGCGAGGACCCCGAGCCCGCCACGGACCTGGCGCTGCGGGACGCCGGGAAGGCCCGCGACCAGGGTGTCCTGCCGCCGCCCGCGGTGCTCTTCTCCCAGCTCGTGGAGGGCGACGAGGAGAGCTTCAACCTGGCCCTCCTGGACGCTCTCACGGTCCACCGCGACCACTACGCCGTCGCCGACCGCCCCGCCGACCCCGACGCCGCGCTGAGCCTCGACATCCTGGCCCTCGTCTGTCACGCCCGGCGGCGGGGCTGGGGGATCAGAGTGCGGTCACCGTATCTGCCGGCCCGGATCGTGGGGGCGGCGGAGCCGTTCTGA